One genomic window of Hippocampus zosterae strain Florida chromosome 12, ASM2543408v3, whole genome shotgun sequence includes the following:
- the LOC127611166 gene encoding histamine N-methyltransferase-like, giving the protein MASPLRSLVYDDNRYNKAFHLFLERSSEHQCMKDFIHNVLPDVLASIGNGKPHLNVIGVGSGDGRIDLEMFSELHQKHPEAMVDYEVVEPSSQQLHCYKVLLSQKSDLDYIIFKWNKMTAIEFEEQWKLKEITKKIDFIHMIQMLYYVNNVEATITFFRSLLAPNGKLLIILVSGESGWGKLWQTFRGQICACEIAQCTTTTDVKSILDAGGVQYKSYMLPSQMDITECFTEGDESGDLLLDFLTEVDHFSQTASPQLKADVLKLLRDPACSREADGKVVFNNNLEVVVVDSPR; this is encoded by the exons ATGGCATCTCCACTGAGGAGTCTCGTTTATGATGATAATCGGTACAACAAGGCCTTCCATCTTTTTCTGGAGCGCTCCTCTGAACATCAGTGTATGAAGGACTTTATACACAATGTCCTACCGGACGTTTTGGCCAG CATTGGAAACGGCAAGCCCCATCTGAATGTTATTGGAGTTGGAAGTGGTGATG GTCGCATTGATCTCGAGATGTTCTCCGAGCTCCATCAGAAGCACCCTGAGGCGATGGTGGATTACGAGGTTGTAGAACCAAGCAGTCAGCAGCTTCATTGCTACAAAG TGTTGCTGTCGCAGAAGTCTGATTTGGATTACATCATATTTAAGTGGAACAAGATGACTGCCATCGAGTTTGAGGAGCAATGGAAGTTGAAGGAAATAACAAAGAAGATTGACTTCATTCACATGATTCAG ATGCTCTACTATGTCAACAATGTCGAAGCCACCATCACATTCTTCCGGAGTCTCCTTGCCCCGAATGGGAAGCTTCTCATTATTCTTGTGTCTG gCGAGAGTGGTTGGGGAAAGTTGTGGCAGACCTTCAGGGGTCAGATCTGTGCCTGCGAAATAGCTCAATGTACGACCACAACAGACGTCAAAAGCATCCTGGACGCGGGGGGGGTGCAATACAAGAGCTACATGCTGCCTTCTCAAATGGATATCACCGAGTGTTTCACAGAGGGTGACGAGAGCGGAGATCTGCTGCTTGACTTCCTCACCGAGGTGGATCACTTCAGCCAAACGGCCTCGCCGCAACTCAAAGCGGATGTCCTGAAGTTACTGCGAGACCCAGCTTGTTCTCGGGAGGCAGACGGAAAAGTTGTCTTCAATAACAATCtggaggttgttgttgttgattcacCCAGATAA